One Aegilops tauschii subsp. strangulata cultivar AL8/78 chromosome 7, Aet v6.0, whole genome shotgun sequence genomic window carries:
- the LOC109780269 gene encoding uncharacterized protein, whose translation MAATVRTWLVVAALACALTLALRSADAQETEAQAQPTSSSLPAQKPNCAPGAATPCRVGALRDPENQEEEGLFNVKVKAPAPTAAGDSDDSDDDYSDPDKPKDPDQSDDELIVLGH comes from the coding sequence ATGGCGGCGACCGTGCGCACATGGCTGGTGGTGGCGGCGCTGGCGTGCGCGCTAACGCTGGCGCTGCGCTCGGCGGACGCGCAGGAGACCGAGGCGCAGGCGCAGCCGACGTCGTCGTCGTTGCCGGCCCAGAAGCCCAACTGCGCTCCGGGCGCCGCCACGCCGTGCCGCGTGGGCGCGCTGCGCGACCCGGAGAACCAGGAGGAGGAGGGGCTGTTCAATGTGAAGGTGAAGGCGCCGGCGCCGACCGCCGCGGGTGACTccgacgacagcgacgacgactACAGCGACCCCGACAAGCCCAAAGACCCCGACCAGTCCGACGACGAGCTTATCGTTCTCGGCCACTGA